Proteins from a genomic interval of Lactococcus protaetiae:
- a CDS encoding methylated-DNA--[protein]-cysteine S-methyltransferase encodes MDKILLEFWYDTPLGRMLSLSDDGALYLLEFEHRKFLDREIERLKKRLSAKIEYGETNISKQLARELDGYFQGKLEVFTVPFELVGTEFQKLVWQEVLKIPSGERWTYKAIAEKINKPQASFAVGAANGANQLALIVPCHRLVRTDGELAGYAGGLDKKRWLLNHESEFKNERKI; translated from the coding sequence ATGGATAAAATTTTGCTTGAGTTTTGGTATGATACTCCTCTGGGACGGATGTTGTCTTTGTCAGATGATGGGGCTTTGTATTTGTTAGAATTTGAACATCGTAAGTTTTTGGATAGAGAGATTGAACGGTTAAAAAAGCGACTTTCTGCCAAAATTGAATATGGAGAGACAAATATTTCTAAACAGCTTGCAAGAGAGTTGGATGGATATTTTCAAGGAAAACTGGAAGTTTTTACGGTTCCTTTTGAGTTAGTTGGAACAGAGTTTCAAAAGCTAGTGTGGCAGGAGGTTTTAAAGATTCCTAGTGGTGAGCGCTGGACTTACAAAGCGATTGCGGAGAAAATCAATAAACCACAGGCGAGTTTTGCCGTGGGTGCGGCAAATGGTGCGAATCAACTGGCACTTATTGTACCTTGTCATCGTTTAGTCAGAACAGATGGTGAGTTAGCAGGATATGCTGGAGGTCTTGATAAAAAAAGATGGTTATTAAATCATGAAAGTGAGTTCAAAAATGAAAGAAAAATTTAA
- the parC gene encoding DNA topoisomerase IV subunit A, with the protein MSNIQKLPLEDIMGERFGRYSKYIIQERALPDIRDGLKPVQRRILYSMNKDGNTFDKAYRKSAKSVGNVMGNFHPHGDSSIYEAMIRLSQDWKMGEPLIEMHGNNGSMDGDPPAAMRYTEARLSEISGFLLADIEKNTVTHAWNFDDTEKEPTVLPASFPNLLVNGSTGISAGYATDIPPHNLSEVIDATIYMIDHPTADVLKLMEFLPGPDFPTGGIIQGKSEIRKAYETGKGRIVVRSKVDVEQLKGGRESLIVSEIPYEINKATLVKKIDDVRVNSKVPGISEVRDESDREGLRIAIELKKEADSQLVLNYLLKNTDLQVNYNFNMVAIDNMTPQQVGILQILRAYIAHREEVIVKRSQFDLTKAEKRLHLVEGLIRMVSILDEVVALIRASENKADAKENLKISYQFSEEQAEAIVTLQLYRLTNTDIVTLQNEQADLQAKILELKAIINDERTLFNLMKRELREVKKKFSKARRSELQADVQTIEIEAHELIVEEETVVSVTRSGYIKRTSPRSFASSQISEVGKRDDDELLFFSNAKTTQHLLIFTNLGNVIYRPVHELSDIRWKDIGEHLSQSLSNFASSEKVIFVKIVDEFSGENFVVVTKNGQIKQVELAAFMPWRTYRSKSTAYAKLKGTEDEVVLIAPVEFADMMLISEHGYALRFNLDDVPILGAKAAGVKAMNLKDGDKIKVAFFVTTNSWYLLTQRAFIKRVRTEDIPTTSRANRGLQVLRTLKTNNHTVFAAGLVYASDAALIAKEELDLFSAPLDTNNENEKQILEISTGDKSYEVVLTDLSLSERTSNGHPVSEDVTQVVSVKLK; encoded by the coding sequence ATGTCAAACATTCAAAAATTGCCCTTAGAAGATATTATGGGTGAACGCTTTGGTCGCTATTCAAAATATATTATTCAGGAGAGAGCGCTCCCAGATATTCGCGATGGACTAAAACCTGTGCAACGCCGTATCCTCTATAGTATGAATAAAGACGGTAATACTTTTGATAAAGCCTATCGTAAATCAGCAAAATCCGTCGGTAATGTCATGGGGAATTTTCACCCACATGGTGATAGCTCAATTTATGAAGCTATGATTCGTCTTTCGCAAGATTGGAAAATGGGCGAACCTCTGATTGAAATGCACGGAAACAATGGTTCTATGGACGGTGATCCACCAGCAGCCATGCGTTATACAGAAGCAAGACTATCAGAAATATCAGGATTTTTACTTGCAGATATTGAAAAAAATACCGTGACCCATGCATGGAACTTTGACGATACAGAAAAAGAGCCAACAGTGCTTCCAGCAAGTTTTCCTAATCTATTAGTCAATGGTTCAACTGGGATTTCGGCAGGATATGCCACAGATATTCCACCTCATAATCTGAGTGAAGTCATTGATGCTACAATCTATATGATTGACCATCCAACGGCTGATGTGCTAAAATTGATGGAATTTTTACCTGGTCCAGACTTCCCGACAGGAGGGATTATTCAAGGTAAATCAGAGATTCGTAAAGCTTATGAAACAGGTAAAGGGCGCATTGTTGTTCGCTCAAAAGTTGATGTTGAACAATTAAAAGGTGGCAGAGAAAGTTTGATTGTCAGCGAAATTCCTTACGAAATCAACAAAGCAACTCTTGTCAAGAAAATTGATGATGTACGTGTGAATAGCAAAGTGCCTGGAATTTCAGAAGTAAGGGATGAATCTGACCGAGAGGGCTTGCGCATCGCGATTGAATTAAAAAAAGAAGCTGATAGTCAACTTGTTCTGAATTATTTGCTTAAAAATACAGATTTGCAAGTCAATTATAATTTCAATATGGTTGCTATTGATAATATGACACCTCAACAAGTAGGAATCTTGCAGATTTTACGTGCTTACATCGCACACCGAGAGGAAGTTATTGTCAAACGTTCACAATTCGATCTGACGAAAGCTGAGAAACGGTTGCATTTGGTCGAAGGGTTGATTCGTATGGTTTCAATTTTGGACGAAGTGGTTGCGTTGATTCGTGCATCTGAAAATAAGGCAGACGCAAAAGAAAATCTTAAGATTTCATACCAATTTAGTGAAGAACAAGCCGAAGCGATTGTCACTTTACAACTTTACCGTCTGACCAACACGGATATTGTCACTTTGCAAAATGAACAAGCAGACCTACAAGCCAAGATTTTGGAACTAAAGGCAATTATCAATGATGAACGGACACTGTTTAATCTCATGAAACGTGAATTGAGAGAGGTTAAAAAGAAATTTTCGAAAGCTCGCAGAAGCGAGTTACAAGCTGACGTTCAGACGATTGAGATTGAGGCCCATGAGTTGATTGTTGAAGAAGAAACAGTTGTTTCAGTGACGCGCTCTGGCTATATTAAGCGTACATCACCACGTTCTTTTGCTTCTTCACAAATTTCAGAAGTCGGTAAACGTGATGATGATGAGCTTTTGTTCTTCTCAAATGCAAAGACAACGCAGCATCTTTTGATTTTTACCAATCTTGGCAATGTGATTTATCGTCCAGTCCATGAGCTTTCTGATATTCGATGGAAAGACATTGGAGAACATTTGTCACAAAGTCTATCCAATTTTGCTTCAAGTGAAAAAGTAATTTTTGTAAAAATTGTTGATGAATTTTCTGGAGAAAATTTTGTCGTCGTGACAAAAAATGGACAAATCAAACAGGTTGAACTTGCTGCTTTCATGCCTTGGAGAACTTATCGTTCAAAATCAACAGCCTACGCAAAACTAAAAGGCACAGAAGATGAAGTTGTCCTGATTGCACCAGTTGAGTTTGCAGATATGATGTTGATTTCTGAACATGGATATGCCCTTCGATTTAATCTTGATGATGTTCCGATTTTAGGAGCCAAAGCTGCTGGAGTTAAGGCAATGAATCTTAAAGATGGGGATAAGATAAAAGTGGCTTTCTTTGTGACAACAAATAGTTGGTATCTGTTGACTCAAAGAGCTTTCATCAAGCGGGTACGTACCGAAGATATTCCAACAACAAGTCGTGCAAATCGCGGATTACAAGTGTTGCGGACACTAAAAACAAATAATCATACTGTTTTTGCTGCTGGTCTAGTGTATGCAAGTGATGCTGCATTGATTGCAAAAGAAGAACTTGATTTATTTAGTGCACCTCTTGATACAAATAATGAAAACGAAAAACAGATTTTAGAAATTAGTACTGGTGATAAGAGTTATGAAGTAGTGCTTACCGATTTATCATTATCTGAACGTACAAGTAATGGTCATCCAGTTTCAGAAGATGTTACGCAAGTCGTCAGTGTGAAATTGAAATAA
- a CDS encoding RluA family pseudouridine synthase: protein MTKVIIKEENNLLRLDKALAHQTELSRTLVTEMIRSEKMTVNGKITKAKYKVKTGDIVEFELPPVQELDIVAEDIPLEIVYEDSDVAVVNKPQGMVVHPAAGHSSGTLVNAIMYGIRDLSSINGVIRPGIVHRIDKDTSGLLMIAKNDKAHESLAKQLKDKSSKRRYLAIVHGEFDNNRGTIEAPIGRHPKDRKKQAVVAGGKPAVTHFEVLERFHGYTLVALRLETGRTHQIRVHMNYIGHPVAGDPLYGPKQTLTPNHGQFLHAETLGFEHPTTGENLEFQVAVPEIFEKQLKKLREQG, encoded by the coding sequence TTGACAAAAGTAATTATCAAAGAAGAAAATAATCTGCTTCGTCTTGACAAAGCGCTCGCTCATCAAACAGAGCTTTCAAGAACGCTTGTCACGGAGATGATTCGTAGTGAAAAAATGACAGTCAATGGAAAGATAACAAAGGCAAAATATAAAGTAAAAACAGGAGATATTGTTGAGTTTGAACTTCCTCCTGTACAAGAGCTAGATATTGTTGCTGAGGATATTCCACTTGAAATTGTTTATGAAGACAGCGATGTTGCAGTTGTAAACAAACCTCAAGGGATGGTCGTTCATCCGGCGGCTGGACATAGTAGTGGGACGCTTGTCAATGCAATCATGTATGGGATTCGTGATCTATCGAGTATTAATGGAGTTATTCGTCCAGGAATTGTGCATCGCATTGACAAAGACACAAGCGGTCTTCTGATGATTGCTAAAAATGACAAGGCTCATGAATCATTAGCCAAACAATTGAAAGATAAGTCAAGTAAACGGCGTTATCTCGCAATTGTTCATGGCGAGTTTGATAATAATCGTGGAACAATTGAAGCACCAATAGGACGTCATCCAAAAGACAGGAAAAAACAAGCGGTAGTTGCTGGTGGCAAACCAGCTGTGACTCATTTTGAAGTTTTGGAACGTTTTCATGGATATACACTTGTCGCATTGCGTTTGGAAACAGGGCGGACACATCAGATTCGTGTACATATGAATTATATCGGTCATCCTGTTGCTGGGGATCCTTTATACGGTCCAAAACAAACACTTACACCTAATCACGGTCAATTTCTCCATGCTGAAACATTGGGATTTGAGCATCCGACAACAGGAGAAAATTTAGAATTTCAAGTTGCGGTACCAGAGATATTTGAAAAACAACTTAAAAAATTAAGAGAGCAAGGTTGA
- a CDS encoding glycosyltransferase family 39 protein yields MENKKTNIIKKKLWFIVFGAAFLVANGIAVALTTKWEANQWGGLLLGNIIFLITVFYLVGIFKLTKRLFSTDYSVSSMRPTQAIESVDKRTVVDSSVSSMRPTRAIESVDKRTVVDSSVSSMRPTQAIESVDKRTVVDSSVSILTENKVDKFYRISFWGLAVITFALPFLFMIHVPDSPHAWDYFVIFNSTTELQGHSFASLPNTASRLGYFLRYPNNQFLGILFNRFFAPFADNLQLKVWAVTAVSALFTSVGISSTSLLVKSLSGKRQALLYNFVAVGFIPFYFYGAQLYSDTLTLPLVALAALFFIYAVKSSRLSKQILWYFFASLIGVIGYEFKPTAVIVIIAGFFFLAVNKKWKQLLIVLPLFIVLFAGGHELVKTTIASEPAFSEQANERHNLPLMHWIAMSWSPTNKTGGFNKKIRLYSESFPTYEAKKEADTQLFLNNIKKMGPIGIIRQIGRKLGYTWTFSDLNSSYYTYYHENQIVHRYFDYLDIGANHEGNVTGWFMLKAAQTLYWIALVVLMWKEIWSLLAHKKNWKNPWFVPALSVVGLSIFLILWEANSRYLYHFAPLMIALATVNLVKIVSKSKTHNNIPTEN; encoded by the coding sequence ATGGAAAATAAAAAAACGAATATTATCAAGAAAAAACTCTGGTTTATTGTTTTTGGAGCAGCTTTTTTAGTTGCAAATGGAATAGCAGTTGCTTTAACAACAAAATGGGAAGCCAATCAATGGGGAGGGTTATTACTCGGAAATATTATTTTTTTAATTACAGTTTTTTATTTAGTAGGTATTTTTAAACTGACAAAGCGGTTATTTTCCACTGATTATTCTGTCAGTTCAATGCGCCCAACGCAAGCCATTGAATCGGTGGATAAAAGAACTGTCGTAGACAGTTCTGTCAGTTCAATGCGCCCAACGCGAGCCATTGAATCGGTGGATAAAAGAACTGTCGTAGACAGTTCTGTCAGTTCAATGCGCCCAACGCAAGCCATTGAATCGGTAGATAAAAGAACTGTCGTAGACAGTTCTGTCAGTATACTGACAGAAAATAAAGTAGATAAATTTTATCGTATCAGTTTTTGGGGGCTGGCTGTCATTACTTTTGCTCTTCCATTTCTGTTTATGATTCATGTACCTGATAGTCCGCACGCTTGGGATTATTTTGTAATTTTTAATTCAACAACAGAATTACAAGGTCATTCCTTTGCTAGTCTGCCAAACACAGCTTCCAGATTAGGATATTTTTTACGATATCCGAATAATCAGTTTTTAGGAATTCTATTCAATCGTTTTTTTGCACCTTTTGCTGACAATCTCCAACTAAAAGTTTGGGCAGTGACAGCTGTATCAGCATTGTTTACATCAGTGGGAATAAGCAGTACTTCTCTGCTGGTCAAAAGTTTAAGTGGCAAAAGACAAGCTCTTCTTTACAATTTTGTAGCTGTTGGTTTCATTCCTTTTTATTTTTACGGAGCTCAGCTTTATAGTGATACACTGACACTACCTCTCGTTGCACTTGCAGCACTATTTTTCATCTATGCGGTAAAATCAAGTCGCTTATCCAAACAAATTTTATGGTATTTTTTTGCAAGCTTAATCGGAGTAATCGGCTATGAGTTTAAGCCAACTGCAGTGATTGTTATTATTGCTGGATTTTTCTTTCTTGCAGTTAATAAAAAATGGAAGCAGCTTCTCATTGTTTTACCTCTATTTATTGTTTTATTTGCAGGAGGACATGAGTTAGTAAAAACAACAATTGCAAGTGAGCCTGCATTTTCCGAACAAGCCAATGAGCGACATAATTTGCCATTGATGCATTGGATTGCGATGTCATGGTCACCCACCAATAAAACAGGAGGATTTAATAAAAAAATCCGTCTTTACTCAGAATCTTTCCCCACATATGAAGCAAAAAAAGAAGCGGATACTCAGCTTTTTCTCAACAATATCAAAAAAATGGGACCGATAGGAATTATTAGACAGATTGGTAGAAAACTTGGCTACACCTGGACTTTCAGTGACTTGAACAGTTCTTACTATACTTATTATCATGAAAATCAGATTGTTCATCGCTACTTCGATTATCTTGACATAGGAGCAAATCATGAAGGAAATGTCACAGGTTGGTTCATGTTAAAAGCCGCTCAAACATTGTATTGGATTGCACTAGTCGTTCTAATGTGGAAAGAAATCTGGTCTCTACTTGCACACAAGAAAAATTGGAAAAATCCATGGTTTGTGCCAGCCTTATCTGTTGTAGGATTAAGTATCTTTCTTATTCTTTGGGAAGCAAATTCACGCTATCTCTACCACTTTGCTCCACTCATGATTGCTTTAGCCACGGTAAATCTAGT
- a CDS encoding C40 family peptidase, with the protein MERSKRVRRKKLKKYQLSLFIIGLVVLGVILCFLIVPRVTGMLERGDGKFVQENGATYYISGKEKLKGMQTISGEKYDFDLETGAMKTGFQTVNGKTVYFDLSTGKMETGLHEINGYYYYFESDGTDNVLKAYEAVAKTLDSGNSSIEGAISKGLKLVGNSPYVYGGGRTDASVAKNEFDCSSFVAYMYRKAGLPLVYQYAASTTLLAETGTAIGWSNKSRGDLLVTANNASEDEQHVAIYLGDGFILHDSTSTNGVAVSRLNEIINEKVLGDMTWSELFESGTVRREI; encoded by the coding sequence ATGGAGAGAAGCAAGCGTGTTAGACGTAAAAAATTAAAAAAATATCAATTGAGTTTGTTCATTATTGGTTTGGTTGTCTTAGGAGTGATTCTTTGTTTTTTGATTGTTCCGCGGGTCACAGGGATGTTAGAAAGAGGTGATGGGAAATTTGTTCAGGAGAATGGAGCGACTTATTATATTTCTGGTAAGGAAAAATTGAAAGGGATGCAGACGATTTCGGGAGAAAAATATGATTTTGATTTGGAAACAGGAGCGATGAAAACTGGTTTTCAAACGGTAAATGGAAAGACTGTTTATTTTGACTTATCGACTGGAAAGATGGAGACTGGACTGCATGAGATTAACGGTTATTACTATTATTTTGAATCAGATGGTACGGATAATGTGCTGAAGGCTTACGAAGCAGTGGCAAAAACACTTGATAGTGGTAATTCATCTATTGAGGGAGCGATAAGTAAAGGGTTAAAGTTAGTGGGAAATAGTCCTTATGTTTATGGTGGAGGCCGGACAGATGCTAGTGTCGCAAAAAATGAGTTTGATTGTTCAAGTTTTGTGGCTTATATGTATCGTAAGGCGGGACTGCCTTTAGTTTATCAATATGCAGCCTCAACGACTTTGTTGGCTGAAACTGGAACAGCTATTGGCTGGTCGAATAAGAGTAGGGGAGATTTATTGGTCACGGCAAATAATGCTTCTGAAGATGAGCAGCACGTTGCGATTTATCTGGGAGATGGATTCATTTTGCATGACTCAACGAGTACAAATGGGGTAGCTGTGAGCCGACTAAATGAGATAATAAATGAGAAAGTTTTAGGTGATATGACTTGGTCTGAACTTTTTGAAAGTGGTACAGTAAGACGTGAAATTTAG
- a CDS encoding CHY zinc finger protein: MYKIYGKGLDKSGRCYHYHQDNDIVGLKCSTCQKYFACYKCHDELMSHNFSACDKNSYPVICGQCGTRSNFDDYAKGYCFQCQAVFNPNCHLHWEIYFTEN, encoded by the coding sequence TTGTATAAAATTTATGGAAAAGGATTAGATAAGAGCGGGCGCTGTTATCACTACCATCAGGATAATGACATTGTTGGACTAAAGTGTTCAACTTGCCAAAAATATTTTGCTTGTTATAAATGTCACGATGAGCTGATGAGTCATAATTTTTCAGCTTGTGATAAAAACAGTTATCCAGTAATTTGTGGTCAGTGTGGGACGAGAAGTAACTTTGATGATTATGCTAAAGGTTATTGTTTTCAGTGTCAGGCTGTATTTAATCCTAACTGTCATTTACACTGGGAGATTTATTTTACGGAAAATTGA
- a CDS encoding methylated-DNA--[protein]-cysteine S-methyltransferase: protein MKEKFKLSVERDTDGKIIEVFFDDEHEVVSYEQLSALTEKLKDSVSTDETNDADFRLTFGTEFQQKVWLELPKIPAGTTITYQEMAERVGSKGAQQAVGQALARNPLPVILPCHRVTRKDGTLGGFMGKDNRQDIKASILEYEKSLTKSY, encoded by the coding sequence ATGAAAGAAAAATTTAAATTATCAGTGGAACGAGATACTGATGGAAAAATTATCGAAGTGTTTTTTGATGATGAACATGAAGTTGTTTCTTACGAACAGTTGTCAGCACTGACAGAAAAGTTAAAGGATTCTGTCAGCACTGACGAAACAAATGATGCTGATTTTCGATTGACTTTTGGAACAGAATTTCAACAAAAAGTGTGGTTAGAACTTCCCAAAATTCCAGCTGGAACAACAATTACTTATCAGGAAATGGCTGAACGTGTAGGGTCAAAAGGCGCTCAACAAGCTGTTGGACAGGCATTAGCGCGGAATCCGCTACCTGTGATTTTGCCTTGTCATCGAGTGACAAGAAAAGACGGTACGCTTGGGGGATTTATGGGAAAAGATAATCGTCAAGATATTAAAGCTTCTATTTTGGAATATGAGAAATCACTGACAAAATCATACTGA
- the lspA gene encoding signal peptidase II: MKKILSLVIIAVGILLDQLFKHWVVTNIPLGHVKKFLPGVMSLTYLQNNGAAWSSFEGQQWFFLILTPLVLIVAAYFLWKKMEQNWYFFGLTLIISGALGNFIDRVRQGFVVDMFQTDFMNFPIFNIADSLLSVGFVILFVAILLDKDEKTNR, from the coding sequence ATGAAAAAAATACTTTCACTTGTCATTATTGCGGTTGGCATTTTGTTGGACCAACTTTTTAAACACTGGGTTGTCACGAATATTCCTTTGGGACATGTTAAAAAATTTTTACCTGGAGTTATGAGTTTGACTTATCTTCAGAATAATGGAGCAGCTTGGTCTTCGTTTGAGGGGCAGCAATGGTTTTTTCTGATTTTGACACCACTTGTATTGATTGTAGCTGCTTATTTTTTGTGGAAAAAAATGGAGCAAAATTGGTACTTTTTTGGTCTGACTTTGATTATTTCAGGTGCTTTAGGAAATTTCATTGACCGTGTTCGCCAAGGATTTGTCGTAGATATGTTTCAAACAGATTTTATGAATTTTCCAATTTTTAATATTGCTGACAGTCTTTTGTCAGTAGGTTTTGTTATCTTGTTTGTCGCTATTTTGCTTGATAAAGATGAAAAAACAAATCGATAG